From Thermomonas sp. XSG, one genomic window encodes:
- a CDS encoding efflux RND transporter permease subunit, whose translation MKFTDIFIRKPVLAMVVSLFILLFGLRAFSELNVRKYPEMRNAVVNISTTYFGADADLIQGFITTPLEREIASAEGIDYLSSTSSAGVSTIQAYIRLDKDPSEALTQISAKVNKMRGQLPPQSEDPVIDLQQGEQIAAMYVSFASETLDNNQITDYLTRVIQPKLVTVDGVQRAEILGAGTFAMRIWLKPEKMAALKVTASDVSNALQSNNVLAAVGSTKGQMVAIDMTARTDLRNADEFRKLIVREQDGAIVRLGDIADVALGSESYGTSVRINGESATFMGIYVAPDANSLDVIKAMRKVWDNEIVPQLPQGMEASIPYDSTEAIQDAIDEVIRTLIEALIIVIVVIYLFLGSLRSVLIPALTIPLSLIGGLFLMLLMGFTINLLTLLSMVLAIGIVVDDAIIVLENIHRHIEEGMSPFDAAIRGARELAWPVVAMTTTLIAVYLPIGFQGGLTGVLFTEFAFTLAGAVLLSGVIALTLTPMMSSKILLPHDPARAKRGFEAWLDAKFDKLHHAYQRKLHGALETKSVIAAFGLIVLVSCVFLYMGAPKEPAPVEDEGFIFSVASADPIATLDYVERYTEEVTKIAKTVPEVQDYFLFNGGFGGGGGASPSAMAGFVLKPWSQRERSTNAVLQQELQPKMSQVTGLNIFALVPPSLPSAGGGGGGGEFVIGGVGELSQLSELADSILQKAMASKRFIFLDKDLKIDKPRIEVNIDRDKAATLGIDMRTLAADMSAMLAGGYSNLFSMQNRAYRVIPQVQRSDRLNAAQLENYYTRTRDGQLIPLSTIVTLEESAQPQSLKRFQQLNAVSITFAPRPGVSKGEALAILDQAAKEVLPQGYSVDYAGESRQFKQEGSAMLLTLALALVVIFLVLSAQFESFRDALIMLLTVPMAICGALLALNVLALLSQVLQFAGIEAFPGMSINIYTQVGLVTLVGVISKHGILIVEFANKLQIEQGLSKREAIEEATGIRLRPVLMTTAALVFAMIPLLLAKGPGAASRFSMGVVIASGMTIGTLFTLFVLPAFYLYLARDHAHDPQAAGDADALPEPQHG comes from the coding sequence ATGAAATTCACCGATATCTTCATCAGGAAGCCGGTGCTGGCGATGGTCGTCAGCCTGTTCATCCTGCTGTTCGGCCTGCGCGCCTTCAGCGAACTGAACGTGCGCAAGTACCCGGAAATGCGCAACGCGGTGGTCAACATCAGCACCACCTACTTCGGTGCCGACGCCGACCTCATCCAGGGCTTCATCACCACCCCGCTGGAACGCGAGATCGCCAGCGCCGAGGGCATCGACTACCTGTCGTCGACCAGCTCGGCCGGCGTCAGCACCATTCAGGCCTACATCCGCCTGGACAAGGATCCCAGCGAGGCGCTCACCCAGATCAGCGCCAAGGTCAACAAGATGCGCGGCCAGCTGCCGCCGCAGTCGGAAGACCCGGTCATCGACCTGCAGCAGGGCGAGCAGATCGCGGCGATGTACGTGTCGTTCGCGAGCGAGACCCTGGACAACAATCAGATCACCGACTACCTGACCCGGGTGATCCAGCCCAAGCTGGTCACCGTGGACGGCGTGCAGCGCGCGGAGATCCTCGGCGCCGGCACCTTCGCCATGCGCATCTGGCTGAAGCCGGAAAAGATGGCCGCGCTGAAAGTCACCGCCAGCGACGTGTCGAATGCACTGCAGTCCAACAACGTGCTGGCGGCGGTGGGCTCTACCAAGGGCCAGATGGTCGCCATCGACATGACCGCGCGCACCGACCTGCGCAATGCCGACGAGTTCCGCAAGCTGATCGTGCGCGAGCAGGACGGCGCCATCGTTCGGCTGGGCGACATCGCCGACGTGGCGCTGGGCTCGGAGAGCTACGGCACCTCCGTGCGCATCAACGGCGAGTCGGCGACGTTCATGGGCATCTACGTGGCCCCGGACGCCAACTCGCTCGACGTGATCAAGGCGATGCGCAAGGTCTGGGACAACGAGATCGTGCCGCAGCTGCCGCAGGGCATGGAAGCGAGCATCCCGTACGACAGCACCGAGGCGATCCAGGACGCGATCGACGAGGTGATCCGCACGCTGATCGAGGCGTTGATCATCGTGATCGTGGTGATCTACCTGTTCCTGGGCTCGCTGCGCAGCGTGCTAATCCCGGCGCTGACCATCCCGCTGTCGCTGATCGGCGGATTGTTCCTGATGCTGCTGATGGGCTTCACCATCAACCTGCTGACGCTGTTGTCGATGGTGCTGGCAATCGGCATCGTGGTGGACGACGCGATCATCGTGCTGGAGAACATCCACCGCCACATCGAGGAGGGCATGAGTCCGTTCGACGCCGCCATCCGCGGCGCGCGCGAGCTGGCCTGGCCTGTGGTGGCGATGACCACCACGCTGATCGCGGTGTACCTGCCGATCGGCTTCCAGGGCGGCCTGACCGGCGTGCTGTTCACCGAGTTCGCGTTCACCCTGGCCGGCGCGGTGCTGCTGTCGGGCGTGATCGCGCTGACGCTGACGCCGATGATGAGCTCGAAGATCCTGCTGCCGCACGACCCGGCGCGCGCCAAGCGCGGCTTCGAGGCGTGGCTGGATGCGAAGTTCGACAAGCTCCATCACGCCTACCAGCGCAAGCTGCACGGGGCGCTGGAGACGAAGTCGGTGATCGCCGCGTTCGGCCTGATCGTGCTGGTCAGCTGCGTGTTCCTGTACATGGGCGCGCCCAAGGAACCGGCGCCGGTGGAGGACGAGGGCTTCATCTTCTCGGTCGCCAGCGCCGACCCCATCGCCACGCTGGACTACGTGGAGCGCTACACCGAGGAAGTCACCAAGATCGCCAAGACCGTGCCCGAAGTGCAGGATTACTTCCTGTTCAACGGCGGCTTCGGCGGCGGCGGCGGCGCCAGCCCCAGCGCGATGGCCGGCTTCGTACTCAAGCCGTGGAGCCAGCGCGAGCGCTCCACCAACGCGGTGTTGCAGCAGGAGCTGCAGCCGAAGATGTCGCAGGTCACCGGCCTCAACATCTTCGCGCTGGTGCCGCCCTCGCTGCCCAGCGCAGGTGGTGGCGGTGGCGGCGGCGAGTTCGTGATCGGCGGCGTGGGCGAGCTGTCGCAGCTTTCCGAGCTGGCCGATTCGATCCTGCAGAAGGCGATGGCCAGCAAGCGCTTCATCTTCCTGGACAAGGACCTGAAGATCGACAAGCCGCGCATCGAGGTCAACATCGATCGCGACAAGGCCGCCACGCTGGGCATCGACATGCGCACGCTGGCCGCCGACATGTCGGCGATGCTGGCGGGTGGCTATTCCAACCTGTTCTCGATGCAGAACCGCGCCTACCGCGTGATCCCGCAGGTGCAGCGCAGCGACCGCCTCAACGCGGCGCAGCTGGAGAACTACTACACCCGCACCCGCGACGGCCAGCTGATCCCGCTGTCCACCATCGTCACCCTCGAGGAAAGCGCGCAGCCGCAATCGCTCAAGCGCTTCCAGCAGCTCAACGCGGTGTCGATCACCTTCGCCCCCCGCCCCGGCGTGAGCAAGGGCGAGGCGCTGGCGATCCTGGACCAGGCCGCGAAGGAAGTGCTGCCGCAGGGCTACAGCGTGGACTACGCCGGCGAGTCGCGGCAGTTCAAGCAGGAAGGCTCGGCGATGCTGCTGACCCTGGCGCTGGCGCTGGTGGTGATCTTCCTGGTGCTGTCGGCGCAGTTCGAAAGCTTCCGCGATGCGCTGATCATGCTGCTGACGGTACCGATGGCGATCTGCGGCGCGCTGCTGGCGCTGAACGTGCTGGCGCTGCTGTCGCAGGTACTGCAGTTCGCCGGCATCGAGGCCTTCCCGGGCATGAGCATCAACATCTACACGCAGGTCGGGTTGGTCACGCTGGTCGGCGTGATCTCCAAGCACGGCATCCTGATCGTGGAGTTCGCCAACAAGCTGCAGATCGAACAGGGCCTGTCGAAGCGCGAGGCGATCGAGGAAGCCACCGGCATCCGCCTGCGCCCGGTGCTGATGACCACCGCCGCGCTGGTGTT